In Mesorhizobium shangrilense, the following proteins share a genomic window:
- a CDS encoding phosphodiesterase codes for MLVAQISDFHVHPVGQMVYAGIDTNAMTRRAIATIAALDPVPDCVLVTGDLADSGSPDEYGLVVDILSRLAMPVFVIPGNHDRREAMRDGLAAAYPYLRQAEDFLHYVVEDFPVRLIGLDTVVPEKVGGAICAARAAWFADRLAEGDGRPTLVFMHHPPFVTGVSGMDATMCRTDSAFAGLVESHPEIECVVAGHHHRPITRRWAGTVGFVVPGVAHQLALDLRPGQPTRFILEPPGFALHAWSPETGLVSHVAPIGDYGPSRDF; via the coding sequence ATGCTCGTTGCGCAGATTAGCGACTTCCATGTCCATCCCGTTGGCCAAATGGTATATGCTGGCATCGACACCAATGCCATGACGCGGCGCGCCATTGCCACGATCGCTGCCCTGGACCCTGTTCCCGATTGCGTCCTCGTCACGGGCGATCTTGCCGATAGCGGGAGCCCGGACGAGTACGGTCTCGTGGTTGATATCTTGTCGCGCCTGGCAATGCCGGTATTCGTTATTCCGGGCAATCACGACCGGCGCGAGGCGATGCGCGATGGCCTCGCCGCGGCCTATCCCTATCTGCGCCAAGCTGAGGATTTTCTGCATTACGTTGTCGAGGATTTTCCAGTTCGGCTCATCGGCCTCGACACGGTGGTGCCGGAAAAGGTCGGCGGTGCTATCTGCGCCGCACGAGCGGCTTGGTTTGCCGATCGTCTCGCTGAAGGCGACGGTCGCCCGACGCTGGTCTTCATGCATCACCCACCCTTCGTTACCGGTGTCAGCGGGATGGACGCGACGATGTGCCGAACCGACAGCGCATTCGCGGGGCTTGTCGAAAGCCATCCTGAAATTGAATGCGTGGTCGCCGGCCATCACCATCGCCCCATCACCCGTCGCTGGGCCGGCACGGTCGGCTTCGTTGTGCCCGGAGTGGCGCATCAGCTGGCGCTTGATCTTCGCCCGGGCCAGCCCACCCGATTTATCCTCGAGCCTCCGGGCTTTGCGCTCCACGCCTGGTCGCCCGAGACCGGCTTGGTCTCGCATGTCGCGCCAATCGGCGACTACGGACCGAGTCGCGATTTTTAG
- a CDS encoding NADH-quinone oxidoreductase subunit D yields MAEAAIRNFTINFGPQHPAAHGVLRLVLELDGEVVKRVDPHIGLLHRGTEKLIEHKNYLQALPYFDRLDYVAPMNQEHAFCLAVEKLLEISVPRRGQLIRVLFCEIGRLLSHLLNVTTQAMDIGALTPPLWGFAEREKLMVFYERASGARMHANYFRVGGVHQDLPPKLLDDIWDFCDPFLKVCDNLEVLLTDNRIFKQRNVDIGVIGLHDAWAWGFSGVMVRGSGAAWDLRKAQPYECYPEMDFDIPIGKNGDCYDRYLVRMEEMRQSVRIMKQCLEKLRSPEGRGPVALPNQKITPPSRAEMKRSMEATIHHFKLYTEGHHVPAGQVYAAVEAPKGEFGVYLISDGSNVPYRCKIRAPSFAHLQAMDFLCRGHMIADVSAIIGSLDIVFGEIDR; encoded by the coding sequence ATGGCCGAGGCCGCAATTCGCAACTTCACCATCAATTTCGGACCGCAGCATCCGGCCGCGCATGGTGTCTTGCGGCTCGTGCTTGAACTCGATGGCGAGGTCGTCAAGCGCGTCGATCCGCATATCGGCCTGCTGCATCGCGGGACCGAGAAGCTCATAGAGCACAAGAACTATCTGCAGGCCCTGCCCTATTTCGACCGGCTCGACTACGTCGCGCCGATGAATCAGGAGCATGCATTCTGCCTCGCCGTCGAGAAGCTGCTCGAAATATCGGTTCCGCGACGCGGACAGCTCATCCGTGTCCTTTTTTGCGAAATCGGCCGACTTCTGTCGCACCTTCTCAATGTGACGACGCAAGCCATGGATATCGGCGCGCTGACCCCGCCGCTCTGGGGTTTTGCCGAACGCGAGAAGCTGATGGTCTTCTACGAGCGCGCTTCCGGCGCCCGCATGCACGCGAATTATTTCCGGGTCGGCGGCGTGCATCAGGATCTGCCTCCGAAGCTTCTGGACGACATCTGGGATTTCTGTGACCCGTTCCTCAAGGTCTGCGACAATCTCGAAGTGCTGCTCACAGACAACCGCATCTTCAAGCAACGCAACGTCGATATCGGCGTGATCGGTCTTCACGATGCCTGGGCTTGGGGCTTCTCCGGCGTGATGGTACGCGGATCGGGCGCGGCCTGGGATTTGCGCAAGGCGCAGCCATATGAATGTTACCCCGAGATGGATTTCGACATTCCCATCGGCAAGAACGGGGACTGCTATGACCGCTATCTCGTCCGCATGGAGGAAATGCGCCAGTCGGTGCGGATCATGAAGCAATGCCTGGAAAAATTACGGTCGCCGGAAGGCCGGGGCCCGGTCGCACTTCCAAATCAAAAGATCACGCCACCGTCGCGTGCCGAGATGAAACGCTCGATGGAAGCGACGATCCATCATTTCAAACTTTACACGGAAGGGCATCACGTGCCCGCCGGGCAGGTATACGCTGCGGTCGAAGCACCGAAGGGTGAGTTCGGCGTTTATTTGATTTCCGATGGCAGCAATGTTCCGTACCGGTGCAAAATCCGAGCACCCTCCTTCGCCCATCTGCAGGCAATGGATTTCTTGTGTCGGGGCCACATGATCGCCGATGTCTCTGCGATCATTGGTTCGCTCGACATCGTGTTCGGTGAGATCGATCGTTAA
- a CDS encoding protein-L-isoaspartate(D-aspartate) O-methyltransferase, with protein MKPMNEEHLAVLRRHMVEVIAIQADLASEELGKATLDERVMPAMRRVPRHRFVPAPFAPYAYEDMPLPIGFDKTVSQPFIVALMTDLLAPQPHEAVLEIGTGLGYQAAILAELAGQVWSVEIIEEFASYAGSLLQGLGSSNVGIRVGDGSRGWPEHAPFEKILVTVAAEPTPPALLEQLKPGGRLVLPVGSEKVQLLTVIDKDAAGQLKTRKLIPVRFSRLETV; from the coding sequence ATGAAGCCGATGAACGAAGAGCACCTCGCGGTTCTACGCAGGCACATGGTCGAGGTGATTGCAATCCAGGCCGACCTTGCAAGCGAAGAACTCGGCAAGGCGACGCTCGATGAGCGGGTGATGCCAGCGATGCGGCGGGTGCCGCGGCATCGCTTCGTGCCAGCCCCGTTTGCGCCTTATGCCTACGAGGACATGCCGCTGCCGATCGGCTTCGACAAAACCGTCTCGCAGCCCTTCATCGTCGCTCTCATGACCGATCTCCTTGCTCCCCAACCGCACGAGGCAGTGCTGGAGATCGGCACCGGCCTGGGCTACCAAGCCGCAATCCTCGCGGAACTCGCCGGGCAAGTTTGGAGCGTCGAAATCATCGAAGAATTCGCAAGCTATGCCGGGTCTCTCCTGCAGGGCCTCGGCTCCTCCAATGTCGGCATTCGTGTCGGAGACGGGTCTCGTGGCTGGCCTGAGCACGCCCCATTCGAGAAGATCCTGGTCACGGTGGCGGCTGAGCCGACGCCGCCGGCTTTGCTTGAGCAGCTCAAGCCAGGGGGACGCCTGGTTCTGCCTGTGGGATCTGAAAAAGTACAGTTGCTGACTGTCATCGACAAGGATGCGGCAGGGCAACTCAAGACTCGGAAACTCATCCCAGTTCGGTTCAGTCGGCTCGAAACGGTCTAA